In a genomic window of Scyliorhinus torazame isolate Kashiwa2021f chromosome 5, sScyTor2.1, whole genome shotgun sequence:
- the LOC140420371 gene encoding uncharacterized protein: MTRTMGKPWKCEDCGKGFRAPCELERHQRSHTGERPFTCSQCEKGFADIGSLRKHERVHTGERPFTCSDCGKGFIQLSSLQIHQRVHTGERPFTCSQCEKGFPDIGTLRKHERVHTGERPFTCPQCEKGFNNISNLRRHERVHTGERPFTCSQCEKGFNNISNLWRHERVHTGERPFTCSQCEKGFTDMSNLRNHKRVHTGERPFTYSDCGKGFPRLSNLQRHQRVHTGEKPFICSVCDMGFTQLSSLLKHNVTHTKSRPFKCSDCRKGFKSSQRLMSHQRVHSEERPFSCSHCTKRFRTSSNLMKHERNHTGESPFTSPTGKRFTRSSLVEPQCHSQQ, from the coding sequence atgacccggaccatggggaaaccatggaaatgtgaggattgtgggaagggattcagagccccgtgcgagctggaaaggcatcaacgcagtcacactggagagaggcctttcacctgctctcagtgtgaaaagggattcgctgacattggcagcctgcggaaacatgaacgagttcacactggggagaggccgttcacctgctctgactgtgggaagggattcattcagttatccagcctgcagatccaccagcgagttcacactggagagaggcctttcacctgctctcagtgtgaaaagggattccctgacattggcaccctgcggaaacacgaacgagttcacactggagagaggccattcacctgccctcagtgtgaaaagggattcaataACATTAGCAACctacggagacacgaacgagttcacactggagagaggccattcacctgctctcagtgtgaaaagggattcaataACATTAGCAACCTAtggagacatgaacgagttcacactggagagaggccgttcacctgttctcagtgtgaaaagggattcactgacatgagCAACCTGCGGAAccacaaacgagttcacactggagagaggccattcacctactctgactgtgggaagggattccctcggttatccaacctgcagagacaccagcgagttcacaccggggagaaaccgttcatctgcagtgtgtgtgatatgggattcactcaattatccagcctgctgaaacacaatgtcactcacaccaagagcaggccctttaaatgctctgactgcaggaagggtttcaaaagctctcagcgactgatgtcccaccagcgcgttcactctgaggagagaccgttcagctgctctcactgcacaaagaggtttagaacctcatccaacctgatgaaacacgagcgaaatcacaccggggagagcccgttcacctctccgactgggaaaagattcactcggtcatcacttgttgagccacaatgtcactcacagcaatga